Proteins from one Trichoplusia ni isolate ovarian cell line Hi5 chromosome 9, tn1, whole genome shotgun sequence genomic window:
- the LOC113497597 gene encoding trypsin CFT-1-like, whose product MRSVVVLALCCAAVAAAPRTPSRIVGGDPTTIEKYPSMGTLVFTPDNIHFESFCGCAIINNRSVLTAAHCTLGVSIFYLRIRIGTTFVISGGEILPTSAIIIPPCYNDATLDCDISLVRTSVTIVYSSRIQPAPIAGQFYNLPDGSPVWATGWGDTDPSGPSGSEQLQEVELFTVNQEICRERFLLVESFITPNMLCAGILDVGGKDQCYGDSGSPVYHNGVIVGVCSFGESCATPKFPGVNARVSQFTPWIQDNA is encoded by the exons ATGCGTTCCGTGGTTGTATTGGCCCTTTGTTGCGCTGCTGTCGCAG cTGCTCCGAGAACCCCATCACGGATCGTGGGAGGAGATCCCACGACGATAGAAAAGTACCCCTCGATGGGCACCCTGGTCTTTACTCCAGACAACATCCACTTCGAATCATTCTGCGGCTGCGCCATCATCAACAATAGATCCGTCCTAACTGCTGCTCATTGCACTCT GGGTGTCTCCATTTTTTACCTACGCATTCGCATCGGCACAACGTTTGTGATATCTGGTGGTGAAATCCTGCCGACCTCAGCTATTATCATACCTCCTTGCTACAACGACGCTACATTGGACTGCGACATTTCTCTCGTCCGAACCTCTGTGACTATCGTCTACAGCTCCAGAATACAGCCTGCTCCTATCGCAGGACAGTTTTACAATTTACCGGATGGTTCACCGGTTTGGGCGACGGGTTGGGGTGACACTGAT CCCAGTGGACCGTCTGGATCTGAGCAACTTCAGGAGGTGGAGCTTTTCACTGTCAATCAGGAAATCTGCAGAGAACGGTTTTTGCTCGTCGAGAGCTTCATAACCCCCAACATGTTGTGCGCTGGAATTTTGGACGTCGGTGGCAAGGATCAGTGCTACGGAGACTCAGGCAGTCCTGTCTACCATAATGGGGTCATAGTTGGTGTTTGTTCGTTTGGAGAATCATGTGCCACACCGAAATTCCCAGGAGTCAACGCCCGCGTTTCTCAATTTACCCCTTGGATCCAAGACAACGCTTAA